The genomic region TACGTTTTAAAACGGCACAGATCTATGACTTTAAAAACGGCAATGAATTAATTCCTACTATCGATAAATATTCTCGCTACAAAAAAAACAGAGATGGTACTTATTCCATAAAAAACAAGCTTAATAACCACTGTTGGCGATTATGGAACTCGAGTGTAATAACTTGGGATGGTAATGTGGTACCGTGTTGCTTTGACAAAGATGCCACGCATAAAATGGGTAGCCTTCAGAATAATACCTTTTCACAAATTTGGCAAAGTGAACCTTACTATAACTTTCGAAATTTAGTATTGAAGTCACGGAGTGAAGTAGAGATTTGCAAAAATTGCACAGAAGGAACTACAGTGTGGGCATAACAAATGAAGAATAAGGACTGCGACCAATAACGATTCAGCAGCTATAGCAAAAATCTACAATCAATATATTCAAAATACTATCATCACTTTCGAATTAACAATGGATTGATGTCGCCTATTGGAAATTACTATTAAATTCGCCTTCGAATTGAAACAGCATGAGAATAGTATTCTTCTTTTTTCTTATTTCCATTTGTGCTACCCATTCTTTTGGCCAAGAGAGAAAACTCAAAAAAGAGAATTTACTCATTGGTGTTAACTTCGGGCAATCGGATCAGAAGAGGTTTCCCTTTAACCACGTAGCGTACGTGTACAACAACAAATTCGTCAAATTACAGCTCAATTATCAAATAAAACATATGGCTAAGAGCGATTTACGATTACTCGTTGAGCCAAGCTATTATCAATCTCAACAAAAATTACTGGGAGAAATGTATATCTGGTATTTAGGTATTGATATACCCTATTTCGAAGAACTAAAAAAGGAATTTATGACATTAAAAGTTTTTAACGAATTCGCCTTAAATATCGGTTTACAGTATCGATATAGAATTACAGAAAACCTTAATACATACATACTAGGAAGTGTTGGCCCAATGTATTCTGGTGTCAGGACCGAAAGGTTAGCCAAGGGGTTTGCTTTCTCTGACATATTGGCACTGGGAGTTTCTTACAAATTAAAAAGGATACTCTGGGATCTCCGGCTTTCCTTAAGACACAACTCCAACTTAAATTTATCGCACCCTAACGCAGGCCATAATAGTACTTGCTTTGGGGCAGGTATTGCATACCAGCTTCAGTAATTAGC from Flavobacteriales bacterium harbors:
- a CDS encoding acyloxyacyl hydrolase yields the protein MAKSDLRLLVEPSYYQSQQKLLGEMYIWYLGIDIPYFEELKKEFMTLKVFNEFALNIGLQYRYRITENLNTYILGSVGPMYSGVRTERLAKGFAFSDILALGVSYKLKRILWDLRLSLRHNSNLNLSHPNAGHNSTCFGAGIAYQLQ